The following coding sequences are from one Sylvia atricapilla isolate bSylAtr1 chromosome 15, bSylAtr1.pri, whole genome shotgun sequence window:
- the CASKIN1 gene encoding LOW QUALITY PROTEIN: caskin-1 (The sequence of the model RefSeq protein was modified relative to this genomic sequence to represent the inferred CDS: inserted 1 base in 1 codon) — MGRTWCQDEPPGSATFSRDPXEPPACKFRQPHAAPVELQGVPALVGRETWICHHITSLVCPVSPHRSPPLTSCPLPSLPELLGSAKRVNVNFQDTDGFSALHHAALNGNTELISLLLEAQAAVDIKDNKGMRPLHYAAWQGKKEPMKMVLKAGSSVNIPSDEGQIPLHLAAQHGHYDVSEMLLQHQSNPCIMDNSGKTPLDLACEFGRVGVVQLLLNSNMCAALLEPKPGDTTDPNGTSPLHLAAKNGHIDIIRLLLQAGIDINRQTKAGTALHEAALCGKTDVVRLLLDSGINAHVRNTYNQTALDIVNQFTTSQASKEIKQMLRDASAALQVRAVKDYCNNYDLTSLNVKAGDVITVLEQHADGRWKGCIHDNRTGNDRVGYFPSSLVEAISKRTGSWETVTIPQHFQKIPLPAYGAAVLNGDASSHPFHSLPPPPPPPPHSHQTLFSSFGYHRLSPSSADEPRYGQGSRGADMSPSHLSPSQGGSTPAPAEEIWVLRKPFAGGDRSSLGSTGSVASARSSGSGQSAGSGAHALHAGSEGVKLLATVLSQKASAQESAVGDGPAKAQDIPAGSSRSQSVASSPYAPQPPAEPQLKKMEPPSEGKSSEAVYQWLCKFQLQLYAPNFINAGYDITTISRMTPEDLTAIGVTKPGHRKKIASEINNLNIPEWLPEYKPANLALWLSMIGLSQYYKVLVENGYENIDFITDITWEDLQEIGITKLGHQKKLMLAVKKLAELQRAELGKYEPGTLKRKASGPSPEVLAIESPPPEPPECQSPKMTTFQDSELSSELQVAMTGEGPEEPPEKAANPAAPGYRSPPGLGGRARLMSSSQELLGDGPRGPPAAAISKSQEYLAEGAGESPPAPPKESRPPRHGHPVKRASVPPVPGKPRQPFPTSAGQLTPPQTPGKARPSSPQGPAAPHATAKVKPTPQLLPPGERPASPRSLPQSPTHRGFAYVLPQPAEGEAAPPGVPVLPVSVPVLCLPPAGEGEEEPGRPKKRAHSLNRYAASDSEQERDELLVPDAGPYATVQRRVGRSHSVRAPAGGDKNVNRSQSFAVRPKKKGPPPPPPKRSSSAISSAGMAEDFPKEGEGEAAVGAPSAEGEGRREQRRASDLGGSVDTGSAGSVRSIAAMLEMSSIGGGARALALQKPHVAAGPGPAPAKAPEGYYLQPGPPPGSPDRARVATVLATVKHKEAIGLDGEVVNRRRTISGPVTGLVAAARRERADSVRSEAAADGPGERLRVERGGSPDGIPFAEDGTLTIKQRPRPLGPARGETGEGLSPAHRHGDLAKVEASATLKRRIRARQSQQDGVRFVLTESDTVKRRPKAKDKEPALEPATLAVYQNGTGTVKRRPASELSGAEPPPTPPPAARPDGPEFVPPPAEPKKPYKPPVSPKPVLTQPPQKMPGPPVPVPKKVPIPSPGSPEVKRVHGTPPPVSPKPTPPPTAPKPPKPHAAIQSVSASSTPAPSPARQLSPAAKPSSTPPSLCSSPAKPLSPGAQPQQVPVKPPRSTIASPSVDSAGPELAQQKLEETSASLAAALQAVEEKIKQEDSQAADSAVESKSTVSILDDIGSMFDDLADQLDAMLE, encoded by the exons ATGGGCAGAACCTGGTGCCAGGACGAGCCCCCAGGCTCTGCCACCTTCAGCAGGGACC CTGAGCCTCCTGCCTGCAAGTTCAGGCAGCCTCATGCAGCacctgtggagctgcagggagtCCCAGCCTTGGTAGGCAGAGAAACCTGGATCTGCCACCACATCACCTCCCTGGtgtgccccgtgtccccacaccGGTCACCTCCTCTAACATCCtgcccccttccctcccttccagagctcctgggatCGGCAAAGAGAGTCAATGTCAACTTCCAAGACACGGACGG GTTCTCGGCTCTGCACCATGCGGCGCTTAACGGCAACACAGAGCTCATCtcgctgctgctggaggcacaggcGGCCGTGGACATCAAGGACAACAAAG GCATGCGGCCCCTGCACTACGCGGCCTGGCAGGGCAAGAAGGAGCCCATGAAAATGGTGCTGAAGGCCGGCTCCTCTGTGAACATCCCATCGGATGAGGGGCAGATCCCCCTGCACCTGGCGGCGCAGCACGGCCACTACGACGTG TCGGagatgctcctgcagcaccagtcCAACCCCTGCATCATGGACAACTCGGGGAAGACGCCCCTGGACCTGGCATGCGAATTTGGCCGGGTCGGG GTGGTCCAACTGCTCCTGAACAGCAACATGTGCGCGGCGCTGCTGGAGCCCAAACCGGGGGACACCACCGACCCCAACGGCACCAGCCCCCTGCACCTCGCCGCCAAGAACGGCCACATCGACATCATCCG gctcctgctgcaggctggcaTCGACATCAACCGGCAGACCAAGGCGGGCACGGCGCTGCACGAGGCCGCCCTCTGCGGCAAAACGGACGTGGTGCGGCTGCTGCTGGAT AGCGGGATCAACGCCCACGTCAGGAACACCTACAATCAGACGGCTCTGGACATCGTCAACCAGTTCACCACCAGCCAGGCCAGCAAGGAGATCAAGCAGATGCTGCGGG atgcctctgcagctctgcaggtccGGGCCGTCAAGGACTACTGCAACAACTACGACCTGACCAGCCTCAACGTGAAAGCCGGGGACGTCATCACC gtgctggagcagcacgCAGACGGGCGCTGGAAGGGCTGCATCCACGACAACCGCACGGGCAACGACCGCGTGGGATACTTCCCCTCCAGCCTGGTGGAGGCCATAAGCAAACGAACAG GTTCATGGGAGACTGTAACAATCCCCCAACACTTCCAAAAGATCCCGCTCCCGGCTTACGGGGCTGCTGTGCTAAACGGTGACGCCTCGTCCCATCCGTTCCATTCCCTGCCTCCACCTCCACCTCCACCACCACATTCCCATCAGACTCTTTTCAGTTCCTTTGGCTATCACAGGCTCTCCCCTAGCAGTGCCGACGAGCCGCGTTACGGACAAG GGTCCCGCGGGGCCGACATGAGCCCCTCCCACCTGTCACCGTCGCAGGGCGGATCCACGCCAGCCCCCGCCGAGGAGATCTGGGTGCTGCGGAAACCCTTCGCAG GTGGTGACcgcagcagcctgggcagcacgGGCAGCGTGGCCTCGGCGCGCAGCTCGGGGAGCGGGCAGAGCGCGGGCAGCGGGGCGCACGCCCTGCACGCCGGCTCCGAAGGCGTCAAG ctgctggcaACGGTCCTTTCCCAGAAGGCTTCTGCGCAAGAGTCTGCCGTGGGCGATGGGCCGGCCAAGGCGCAGGACATCCCCGCAG GTTCGTCGCGATCGCAGAGTGTGGCCAGCTCCCCGTACGCCCCCCAGCCCCCCGCCGAGCcccagctgaagaaaatggagCCGCCGTCAGAGGGGAAG AGCTCGGAGGCCGTGTACCAGTGGCTCTGCaagttccagctgcagctttaCGCGCCCAACTTCATCAACGCCGGCTACGACATCACCACCATCAGCCGGATGACGCCGGAG gaCCTCACGGCCATCGGGGTCACCAAGCCGGGGCACAGGAAGAAGATCGCCTCCGAGATCAACAACCTCAACATCCCCGAGTGGCTGCCCGAGTACAAACCG GCCAACCTGGCGCTGTGGCTCTCCATGATCGGCCTGTCCCAGTACTACAAGGTGCTGGTGGAGAACGGCTACGAGAACATCGACTTCATCACCGACATCACCTGGGAGGACCTGCAGGAGATCGGCATCACCAAGCTGG GCCACCAGAAGAAGCTGATGCTGGCGGTGAAGAAGCTGGCGGAGCTGCAGCGCGCCGAGCTGGGCAAGTACGAGCCGGGCACGCTGAAGAGGAAGGCGTCGGGGCCGTCCCCAGAGGTGCTGGCCATCGAGTCCCCCCCGCCGGAGCCGCCCGAGTGCCAGTCGCCCAAGATGACCACCTTCCAGGACAGCGAGCTCAGCAGCGAGCTGCAGGTGGCTATGACGGGCGAAGGCCCCGAGGAGCCCCCCGAGAAGGCGGCGAACCCCGCGGCCCCCGGTTACCGCTCGCCGCCGGGGCTGGGCGGCCGCGCCCGGCTGATGAGCAGCTcgcaggagctgctgggggacGGCCCGAGGGGtcctcccgccgccgccatctCCAAGAGCCAGGAGTACCTGGCGGAGGGAGCCGGGGAGAGCCCTCCAGCGCCGCCCAAGGAGAGCCGCCCGCCCCGGCACGGCCACCCCGTGAAACGCGCCAGCGTGCCCCCGGTGCCCGGCAAACCCCGGCAGCCCTTCCCGACCTCCGCCGGGCAGCTGACGCCGCCGCAGACCCCCGGCAAGGCACGACCCTCGTCCCCACAAGGCCCGGCGGCCCCTCACGCCACCGCCAAGGTGAAACCCACCCCGCAGCTGCTGCCGCCCGGCGAGCGCCCGGCATcgccccgctccctgccccagTCGCCCACGCACCGCGGCTTCGCCTACGTCCTGCCGCAGCCCGCCGAGGGCGAGGCGGCGCCGCCGGGGGTGCCCGTCCTGCCCGTCTCCGTGCCCGTGCTGTGCCTGCCGCCGGCGGGCGAGGGCGAGGAGGAGCCGGGCAGGCCGAAGAAGCGGGCGCACAGCCTGAACCGCTACGCCGCCTCCGACAGCGAGCAGGAGCGGGACGAGCTGCTGGTGCCGGACGCGGGGCCCTACGCCACCGTGCAGCGCCGCGTGGGCCGCAGCCACTCGGTGCGGGCGCCCGCCGGCGGCGACAAGAACGTCAACCGCAGCCAGTCCTTCGCCGTCCGCCCCAAGAAGAAGGGacccccgccgccccctcccaaacgctccagctctgccatctcCAGCGCCGGCATGGCCGAGGACTTCCCCAAGGAGGGTGAGGGCGAGGCGGCCGTCGGAGCCCCGAGCGCCGAGGGCGAGGGCCGCCGGGAGCAGCGGCGGGCGAGCGACCTGGGCGGCAGCGTGGACACGGGCAGCGCCGGCAGCGTGCGCAGCATCGCGGCCATGCTGGAGATGTCCTCCATCGGCGGCGGGGCCCGAGCGCTGGCGCTGCAGAAGCCGCACGtggcggccgggccggggccggctcCGGCTAAGGCCCCCGAGGGCTACTACCTACAGCCCGGGCCGCCCCCGGGCAGCCCCGACCGCGCCCGCGTGGCCACCGTCCTGGCCACCGTCAAGCATAAGGAGGCCATCGGGCTGGACGGGGAGGTGGTGAACCGGCGCCGGACCATCAGCGGCCCCGTCACCGGGCTGGTGGCAGCCGCCCGCCGCGAGCGCGCCGACAGCGTGCGGTCGGAGGCGGCCGCCGACGGCCCCGGCGAGCGGCTGAGGGTGGAACGCGGCGGCTCCCCCGACGGCATCCCCTTCGCCGAGGACGGCACCCTCACTATCAAGCAGCGGCCGCGGCCCCTGGGGCCGGCCCGGGGGGAAACGGGCGAGGGGCTGTCCCCGGCCCACCGCCACGGGGACCTGGCCAAGGTGGAGGCCAGCGCCACGCTCAAGCGGCGGATCCgggccaggcagagccagcaggacGGCGTCCGCTTCGTCCTCACCGAGTCCGACACCGTCAAGCGCCGGCCCAAAGCCAAGGACAAGGAGCCGGCGCTGGAGCCGGCCACGCTGGCCGTGTACCAGAACGGCACCGGCACCGTGAAGCGGCGGCCGGCCTCGGAGCTGAGCGGGGCTGAGCCGCCGCCCaccccgccgcccgccgcccgccccgacGGCCCCGAGTTCGTCCCGCCGCCCGCCGAGCCCAAGAAGCCCTACAAGCCGCCGGTGTCCCCCAAGCCTGTGCTGACGCAGCCGCCTCAGAAGATGCCTGGGCCGCCGGTGCCCGTCCCCAAAAAGGTGCCCATCCCAAGCCCCGGCAGCCCAG AGGTGAAGCGGGTCCACGGCACGCCGCCCCCGGTGTCCCCCAAGCCCACGCCGCCCCCCACGGCGCCCAAGCCCCCCAAGCCCCACGCCGCCATCCAGTCGGTGAGCGCCAGCTCCACGCCGGCCCCGTCGCCAGCCCGGCAGCTGAGCCCCGCGGCCAAGCCCTCCAGCACCCCGCCCTcgctctgctccagccccgccAAGCCCCTGTCGCCCGGCGCGCAGCCCCAGCAGGTGCCGGTGAAGCCGCCGCGTTCCACCATCGCCAGCCCGTCCGTCGACAGCGCCGGCCCCGAGCTGGCgcagcagaagctggaggagaCGAGCGCGTCCCTGGCCGCCGCGCTGCAGGCTGTGGAGGAGAAGATCAAGCAGGAGGACAGTCAGGCGGCAGA ctcgGCCGTGGAGTCGAAGAGCACCGTGAGCATCCTGGACGACATTGGCAGCATGTTCGACGACCTTGCAGACCAGCTGGATGCCATGCTGGAGTGA